In Cytobacillus oceanisediminis, the following proteins share a genomic window:
- a CDS encoding DNA-binding protein gives MAENNLKGSGFPEKLAKPAVRALEGAGYFTLEQLTGATEAELLDLHGMGPNAMAKLRKAMADRGWSFKV, from the coding sequence ATGGCTGAAAATAATCTGAAGGGGAGCGGCTTCCCTGAAAAGCTGGCAAAGCCAGCAGTGCGTGCACTTGAAGGGGCAGGCTATTTTACACTGGAACAGTTAACCGGTGCCACTGAAGCAGAATTGCTGGATCTTCACGGAATGGGCCCGAATGCCATGGCAAAACTCCGCAAGGCAATGGCAGACAGAGGATGGTCATTTAAAGTTTAG
- a CDS encoding rhodanese-related sulfurtransferase encodes MSQKPYRVLLYYMYVPIEDPEEFAKEHKAFCNELGLKGRILVANEGINGTVSGPVEQTDRYMEAMKQDPRFAEMVFKIDEADGHEFPKMKVRARSELVTLRLEDDVNPNELTGKYLEPKEFFERLQDEDTIVLDARNDYEYDLGHFRGAIRPDIKNFRDLPDWVRENKELLGDKKIITYCTGGIRCEKFSGWLVKEGFEDVAQLHGGIVTYGKDPEVQGELWDGQLYVFDDRIGVPVNHKEHVIVGKDYYTGDPCERYVNCANPACNKKILCSEENEHKYMRSCSDECRTHPRNRYVAEHGLSEAEVEERLEKVKA; translated from the coding sequence ATGAGTCAAAAACCATACAGAGTTCTACTTTACTACATGTATGTTCCAATTGAGGACCCTGAGGAGTTCGCAAAGGAGCATAAAGCTTTTTGCAATGAGCTGGGCCTTAAGGGGCGTATTCTTGTTGCGAATGAAGGCATAAATGGGACTGTCTCCGGACCAGTGGAACAGACCGACCGCTATATGGAAGCAATGAAGCAGGATCCGCGCTTTGCGGAGATGGTTTTCAAAATAGATGAAGCAGATGGACATGAATTCCCTAAAATGAAGGTTCGTGCACGTTCCGAGCTTGTAACGCTTCGCCTTGAAGACGATGTGAACCCGAACGAGCTTACTGGCAAATACCTGGAGCCAAAAGAGTTCTTCGAAAGACTTCAGGATGAAGACACAATTGTGTTAGATGCACGAAATGATTATGAGTATGATCTTGGCCACTTTAGAGGGGCGATCAGGCCGGATATCAAAAATTTCCGCGATCTGCCGGATTGGGTCCGTGAAAATAAAGAATTGCTTGGCGATAAAAAGATCATTACGTATTGCACAGGCGGCATCCGCTGTGAAAAGTTCTCCGGCTGGCTTGTAAAAGAAGGATTTGAAGATGTAGCCCAGCTTCACGGAGGAATTGTCACTTATGGAAAGGATCCTGAAGTACAGGGAGAGCTCTGGGACGGCCAGCTTTATGTATTCGATGACCGCATTGGCGTTCCCGTTAACCACAAGGAGCATGTAATCGTAGGGAAGGATTACTACACTGGTGATCCTTGTGAACGCTATGTCAACTGTGCAAATCCTGCATGCAATAAAAAGATCCTATGCTCTGAAGAAAACGAGCATAAATATATGCGCAGCTGTTCTGATGAATGCCGCACGCACCCAAGAAACCGTTATGTTGCTGAACACGGCCTTTCCGAGGCGGAAGTGGAAGAAAGATTAGAAAAAGTAAAAGCATAA
- a CDS encoding histidine phosphatase family protein, translated as MEITLIRHGRSSLMADHRMNSREFKKWVETYNHLGILEGETCSSNAIEKGISASFLLTSDLKRSIESARSINPSAKIQADPLFRESELPIPAGNLPGMKLRPNTWAVLLRLLWLCGYSQGCESYRDAKLRAKQASLTLTSIAKEHHFAVLVGHGFFNLLIARELQKAGWIGKRKTGSKHWNADTYIS; from the coding sequence ATGGAAATAACACTTATCAGACATGGCAGGTCATCGCTAATGGCAGATCACCGCATGAATAGCCGTGAATTTAAAAAATGGGTTGAAACGTATAACCATTTAGGGATTCTTGAGGGTGAGACTTGCTCTTCTAATGCAATAGAAAAAGGGATTTCAGCATCTTTTTTACTCACAAGTGATTTAAAAAGGTCAATCGAGTCGGCCAGAAGCATAAATCCTTCTGCGAAAATACAAGCAGATCCATTATTCAGGGAATCTGAATTGCCCATTCCTGCCGGTAATTTGCCGGGTATGAAATTAAGGCCAAATACCTGGGCTGTGTTATTAAGATTACTATGGTTATGCGGCTATTCACAGGGCTGTGAATCATACAGGGATGCAAAGCTGCGGGCAAAGCAAGCATCATTAACATTAACCTCTATTGCAAAAGAACATCACTTTGCTGTTCTCGTAGGTCACGGTTTTTTCAATCTTTTAATTGCGAGGGAACTTCAAAAAGCTGGGTGGATCGGAAAGAGGAAAACAGGTTCAAAGCACTGGAATGCAGATACTTACATCTCATAA
- a CDS encoding DUF3231 family protein, producing MPGGNYEDKLTAAEHATLWSQYVNDSLAVCILRYFLIHIKDKEIRKVLEFALKLSESHIKKIKGFLSSVNQPIPVGFTDKDVHVDAPLLFTDIYMGVYIHIMAIHGGTRYAGALGNATRADIRKYMRQVIDETMELHDRSADVLIQKGVIVKPPILNNHQEIDFVEKQSYLTGWFGKRRPINAIEISGIYLNMQKAMMKIVLELGFGQVAQSKDVQKYMERSRQICRKHLEILSGILTQSNLNIPRTFEAEVTDSTIPPFSDKLMMYHISTLLSASIGYYGEAMSMAQRRDISANYARMIVEIGLLAEDGMNLLIEQGWFETPPMATDHEDLSSKKF from the coding sequence ATGCCTGGCGGAAATTATGAAGATAAGCTTACTGCAGCCGAACACGCAACCCTTTGGTCCCAATATGTGAATGATAGTCTTGCCGTTTGTATCCTGCGGTATTTTTTAATTCATATAAAGGACAAAGAGATCCGCAAAGTACTTGAATTTGCCCTTAAATTATCAGAAAGCCACATAAAAAAAATTAAAGGGTTCCTATCAAGTGTGAATCAGCCTATACCTGTTGGTTTTACTGACAAAGATGTTCATGTGGATGCCCCGTTATTATTTACTGATATCTATATGGGGGTATACATACATATTATGGCTATACATGGGGGGACAAGATATGCAGGTGCCTTAGGTAACGCTACCCGGGCAGACATTAGAAAGTATATGAGGCAGGTTATAGATGAAACGATGGAATTACATGATCGTTCTGCAGATGTTTTAATTCAGAAAGGAGTAATCGTCAAACCGCCGATATTAAACAACCATCAGGAGATTGACTTTGTAGAGAAACAGAGTTACTTAACTGGATGGTTCGGGAAGCGGAGACCTATAAATGCGATTGAAATCAGCGGAATTTACTTGAATATGCAGAAAGCGATGATGAAAATTGTTTTAGAACTTGGATTTGGACAAGTAGCCCAATCTAAAGATGTTCAAAAATATATGGAAAGAAGCAGACAAATATGCCGCAAACATCTTGAGATTTTATCTGGGATATTAACCCAGTCGAATTTGAATATCCCTAGGACATTTGAGGCAGAAGTAACGGATTCAACGATTCCTCCCTTTTCTGATAAACTTATGATGTATCATATCTCAACCCTTCTATCTGCTTCTATTGGCTATTATGGGGAAGCGATGTCCATGGCCCAGCGAAGGGATATTTCAGCAAACTATGCACGAATGATTGTCGAAATTGGATTGCTGGCAGAAGACGGGATGAATCTCTTAATAGAACAAGGCTGGTTTGAAACACCGCCTATGGCTACTGACCATGAAGATTTGTCATCGAAAAAGTTTTGA
- a CDS encoding DEAD/DEAH box helicase, whose protein sequence is MDIKLTHKLIKEMCGTVSFKRGDAFFRNKKVTINKYNNKICEATVSAGEDFFVSVEKTSGNSFKTLCSCPKLASFDKECQHAAAVLLAIYEMQQYRSPMIKDSAGTLEVSPEHALTDGLMTLFSEQPRRSSGHQLHFENRQVLHPEFTCVPVHLGKGHYLLAIKCSIGQLAVLDIRQFLHSVKEGKPSLLSLSFTCDPALHCFPPEADAVLQQLIQVIHDESIYINALMDDFDYTASKHMLLIPPSSWERLKPVLSLAEKVRLEIMGKTFERMAFSKERLPLRFELIEKEEKCYLNVFGLDRMLILDSYYAVLSGGKLITLKKEDCQRLYDLTQMLESAGRSQIPIAAAQMELFLEKVVPGLRKLGDVHISEDMSQRFMKTPLIAKLYLDRLRNRLLAGIEFHYENIVINPLKRREPKGGTRIIRDVELEDEILQLMEESSFAKTDGGYFLQNEELEYEFLYHVVPKLQKLMQIYATTSVRNRIFRENAKPQIRIKMKKERTNWLEFKFELTGIDDQEIRDVLFALEEKRKFYRLKNGTLLSLETREFEEIQRFLKAVPEQAEDLESGLNMPIVSGLRMLDAVGDQEMFRHEESFREFLAELESPSCLQTPVPEILNPILREYQKNGFKWLKTMAHYEFGGILADDMGLGKTLQSIAFIQSDLKDIREYTGPALIVCPSSLTYNWLSELTKFTPDVQAIVIDGTQNDRAELQKDLSGIDVVITSYPLVLKDIKWYEMQDFYTVFFDEAQAFKNPVTQTAKAVKKIKAKYRFALTGTPVENSAEELWSIFHVVFPELFGGLKDYGNLTRKTIARRVRPFMLRRLKEDVLSELPEKMELIDSAELLPEQKKLYAAYLAKLREDTLKHLNKDTLRKNRIRILAGLTRLRQICCHPALFVDGYKGGSAKFEQLKRIIEESRMSGRRVLIFSQFTKMLDLIGRELALLGLPFFYLDGQTPSGERVEICRRFNEGERDFFLISLKAGGTGLNLTGADTVILYDLWWNPAVEEQAADRAHRIGQKNTVQVIKLLSRGTIEEKMNELQDKKKNLIEEIIDSNDSAAGSLTEEDIREILMI, encoded by the coding sequence GTGGATATTAAATTGACTCACAAATTGATAAAGGAAATGTGCGGCACTGTCTCCTTCAAAAGAGGGGACGCTTTTTTCCGTAATAAAAAGGTAACGATAAATAAATACAATAATAAGATTTGTGAAGCAACAGTATCTGCTGGTGAGGATTTTTTTGTTTCGGTTGAGAAGACATCAGGAAACAGTTTTAAGACGTTGTGCAGCTGTCCAAAGCTAGCTTCGTTTGATAAAGAATGCCAGCATGCAGCCGCTGTGCTGCTGGCAATTTATGAAATGCAGCAGTACAGGTCGCCCATGATAAAGGATTCAGCAGGCACCCTTGAAGTTTCTCCCGAACACGCCTTAACTGATGGTCTCATGACACTTTTCAGTGAACAGCCAAGAAGGTCAAGCGGACACCAGCTTCATTTTGAAAACAGGCAGGTGCTCCATCCTGAATTCACATGTGTGCCTGTTCATTTGGGGAAGGGGCATTATTTGTTAGCAATAAAATGTTCCATCGGCCAACTCGCTGTCCTTGATATCCGGCAATTTCTCCACTCAGTCAAAGAGGGGAAACCAAGCTTATTATCATTATCTTTTACCTGCGACCCCGCTTTGCATTGTTTCCCGCCAGAAGCTGATGCAGTCCTTCAGCAGCTGATACAGGTTATACACGATGAATCCATTTATATAAATGCTTTAATGGATGATTTCGATTATACTGCGAGCAAGCATATGCTCTTAATCCCTCCATCATCGTGGGAACGGCTGAAGCCTGTTTTATCGCTCGCTGAAAAAGTAAGGCTTGAGATAATGGGGAAAACATTTGAAAGGATGGCTTTTTCAAAGGAACGGCTGCCTTTAAGGTTTGAACTTATCGAAAAAGAAGAAAAATGTTATTTAAATGTATTTGGGCTGGATCGAATGCTGATCCTGGATTCGTATTATGCTGTTCTATCTGGCGGCAAATTAATCACGCTCAAGAAAGAAGATTGCCAGCGCTTATATGATTTAACACAAATGCTGGAGTCAGCCGGGAGAAGCCAGATTCCGATTGCTGCTGCACAAATGGAACTGTTTCTGGAAAAAGTGGTCCCTGGACTGAGAAAGCTGGGGGATGTCCATATTTCTGAAGACATGTCACAAAGATTTATGAAAACACCTTTGATTGCCAAGCTATACTTAGATCGTCTGCGGAACCGGCTTCTGGCAGGAATTGAATTTCATTATGAAAATATCGTGATCAATCCGCTGAAGAGAAGAGAGCCGAAGGGCGGCACGCGGATTATTAGAGATGTGGAATTAGAGGATGAGATCCTTCAGCTTATGGAGGAAAGCTCCTTTGCAAAGACGGATGGCGGCTATTTTCTGCAAAATGAAGAGCTGGAATATGAATTCCTTTATCATGTTGTCCCTAAACTGCAGAAACTGATGCAAATATATGCGACTACGTCTGTCAGAAACCGGATTTTCAGGGAGAATGCCAAACCGCAGATTCGGATAAAAATGAAAAAAGAGCGGACGAATTGGCTGGAATTCAAGTTTGAATTGACCGGCATAGATGACCAGGAGATACGGGATGTATTATTTGCACTGGAGGAAAAACGGAAATTCTATCGCCTGAAAAATGGCACGCTCCTATCTTTGGAAACAAGAGAATTTGAGGAAATCCAGCGTTTTCTGAAAGCTGTGCCCGAACAGGCTGAGGATCTGGAGAGCGGTTTGAACATGCCGATTGTATCAGGTCTTAGAATGCTGGACGCTGTTGGGGATCAGGAGATGTTCCGTCATGAGGAATCCTTCAGGGAGTTTTTAGCAGAGCTTGAGAGTCCATCATGCCTTCAGACTCCCGTGCCGGAAATTCTGAATCCTATTTTGAGGGAATATCAGAAAAACGGCTTTAAATGGTTAAAGACAATGGCGCATTATGAATTTGGCGGCATCTTGGCTGATGATATGGGACTGGGAAAGACACTGCAAAGCATTGCGTTTATTCAGTCTGATCTTAAGGATATTCGGGAATATACCGGTCCGGCACTTATTGTGTGCCCTTCATCCTTAACGTATAACTGGTTAAGTGAACTGACGAAATTCACACCGGATGTCCAGGCAATTGTCATCGACGGAACTCAAAATGACCGGGCGGAGCTTCAGAAGGACTTATCTGGCATTGATGTGGTGATAACTTCCTATCCGCTGGTGCTTAAAGATATTAAATGGTATGAGATGCAGGATTTTTACACGGTTTTTTTCGACGAAGCACAGGCATTTAAAAATCCGGTAACTCAAACAGCGAAAGCAGTAAAGAAAATTAAAGCCAAATATCGCTTTGCTTTAACAGGCACACCCGTTGAAAATTCTGCGGAAGAACTGTGGTCTATTTTTCATGTCGTCTTCCCTGAATTGTTTGGCGGCTTAAAGGATTATGGAAATTTAACAAGGAAGACGATTGCCAGAAGGGTACGTCCCTTCATGCTCAGGAGGCTGAAAGAAGATGTTCTTTCAGAGCTGCCTGAAAAGATGGAGCTTATTGATTCGGCTGAATTGCTGCCGGAGCAGAAGAAGCTCTATGCGGCTTATCTGGCAAAATTGAGAGAAGATACCTTAAAGCACTTAAATAAAGACACTCTTAGAAAAAATCGTATTAGAATTCTTGCCGGTTTGACACGGCTCCGTCAGATTTGCTGCCACCCTGCTTTATTTGTGGATGGATATAAAGGGGGTTCGGCAAAATTTGAACAGCTCAAGAGAATTATAGAAGAATCCAGAATGTCTGGCAGAAGAGTGCTTATCTTTTCGCAGTTCACTAAAATGCTTGACCTTATTGGAAGAGAACTTGCCCTTCTGGGCCTGCCGTTTTTCTACCTGGATGGACAGACACCTTCCGGGGAAAGGGTGGAAATCTGCCGCCGATTTAATGAGGGAGAGCGCGATTTTTTCCTTATTTCATTGAAGGCAGGCGGTACGGGTCTAAATTTGACTGGTGCAGATACAGTCATCTTATATGATTTGTGGTGGAACCCTGCCGTTGAGGAACAGGCAGCCGACCGGGCTCATCGCATAGGACAGAAAAATACCGTCCAGGTAATAAAATTATTGTCGAGAGGCACTATCGAAGAGAAGATGAATGAACTTCAGGATAAGAAGAAAAACTTAATTGAAGAAATTATCGATTCGAATGATAGTGCAGCCGGAAGCCTGACGGAAGAAGATATACGCGAAATATTAATGATCTAA
- a CDS encoding TraB/GumN family protein produces MSEENITRIHLDGKEYILIGTAHVSKHSAEQVKEVIETEQPDSVCVELDEQRYQSITEGSKWKEMDIIQVIKEKKASLLLMNLAISSFQNRMADQFGIKAGQEMIQGIESAKAAGAKLVLADRNIQITFARIWGNLGLKGKSLLLSQVIASIFSKDTITEEELEKMKNQDTINAILNEFTDSFPRLKKPLIDERDLYLAQKIKDAPGEKIVAVLGAAHVPGIKEEIKKEQDMAKLTERPPKSNVPKIIGWSIPVFILAIIAYTFFANPSAGLAQTISWIIWNGSLSALGAAIAMGHPLTILTAFVAAPITSLNPLLAAGWFAGLTQAYIRRPNVRDFETLSEDVFSVKGFWRNKVSRILLIVVLSNLGSSLGTFIGGADVIRVFFENL; encoded by the coding sequence ATGTCAGAGGAAAACATAACGAGGATTCATTTAGACGGCAAAGAATACATACTGATAGGAACAGCACATGTTTCAAAGCACAGTGCAGAACAGGTGAAGGAAGTCATTGAGACTGAACAGCCTGACTCTGTTTGTGTGGAATTGGATGAACAGAGATATCAGTCGATTACAGAAGGCAGCAAGTGGAAGGAAATGGATATCATCCAGGTAATTAAGGAGAAGAAGGCATCACTGCTTTTAATGAATCTGGCGATTTCATCCTTTCAAAACCGCATGGCTGACCAATTCGGCATTAAAGCCGGCCAGGAAATGATTCAGGGAATTGAATCAGCCAAGGCTGCAGGCGCAAAGCTTGTTCTGGCGGACCGGAATATCCAGATTACCTTTGCAAGGATTTGGGGCAACCTCGGATTAAAAGGAAAATCACTGCTTCTTAGTCAAGTAATAGCAAGTATTTTCAGCAAAGATACCATAACTGAAGAAGAACTTGAGAAAATGAAAAATCAGGATACGATAAATGCGATTCTAAATGAATTTACAGATAGTTTTCCGCGATTAAAGAAACCGCTCATTGACGAGCGGGATCTATACCTGGCACAAAAAATTAAAGATGCACCAGGAGAAAAAATAGTAGCGGTGCTTGGGGCGGCCCATGTACCGGGTATCAAAGAGGAAATCAAAAAAGAACAGGACATGGCCAAATTGACTGAGCGTCCTCCAAAATCCAATGTTCCAAAGATAATTGGCTGGAGTATTCCGGTGTTCATTTTAGCCATAATCGCCTATACATTCTTCGCAAATCCTTCTGCGGGTCTTGCACAGACTATCAGCTGGATTATCTGGAATGGCTCCTTGTCAGCACTGGGGGCTGCCATTGCAATGGGACATCCGCTGACAATTTTAACTGCCTTTGTTGCAGCGCCAATTACATCACTGAACCCCCTTCTTGCAGCAGGCTGGTTTGCGGGACTGACTCAGGCTTATATACGGCGCCCGAATGTAAGGGATTTTGAAACCTTATCTGAAGATGTATTCAGTGTTAAAGGATTCTGGAGAAACAAAGTAAGCCGGATTTTACTGATTGTTGTCCTATCCAATCTGGGAAGCTCGCTGGGAACCTTTATTGGGGGAGCCGATGTAATCAGAGTGTTTTTTGAGAATTTATAA
- a CDS encoding metal-dependent hydrolase — MNGTAHAAIGAAAGYVVANTVHASPSTTLLLVGLGSVSGLIPDLDIDGKLRDRLTLSHEVVRTVAQIIGILMIIYSFYEGSPKEKWLGIAIGISMTAISAKIRQKHMLTITGIGVLAGGISLQELWLILFGIYILIASFVSHRSYTHSILGVIFFGFISSKFETSLGIEGVFYTCLAGYISHLIADLKLLPFNKKGIKLFLPVSSKEI, encoded by the coding sequence TTGAATGGTACCGCCCATGCAGCTATTGGAGCAGCAGCAGGATACGTGGTTGCGAACACTGTTCATGCCAGCCCCTCCACAACTCTATTATTAGTAGGCCTCGGGAGCGTTTCTGGATTAATCCCGGACCTCGACATTGATGGAAAACTTCGTGACCGGCTTACACTATCACATGAAGTCGTTCGGACAGTTGCCCAAATCATAGGAATTTTAATGATCATATATAGCTTCTATGAGGGCTCCCCGAAAGAGAAATGGCTGGGAATCGCTATAGGAATCAGTATGACTGCCATTTCGGCGAAAATCAGGCAAAAGCATATGCTAACCATTACGGGAATTGGCGTCCTGGCGGGAGGCATCTCTTTGCAGGAACTTTGGCTGATATTATTTGGGATTTATATATTGATAGCTTCCTTCGTTTCCCACCGCAGTTATACTCATTCCATCCTGGGTGTTATTTTTTTCGGATTCATCTCTTCTAAATTTGAAACATCACTTGGCATAGAAGGGGTATTTTATACATGCCTTGCCGGTTATATAAGCCATTTGATTGCCGATTTAAAATTGCTTCCATTTAATAAAAAGGGCATAAAGCTTTTTCTCCCGGTTTCGTCGAAAGAGATCTAA
- a CDS encoding GyrI-like domain-containing protein, which produces MCKVVSQEFKAAVIRNKGLFKDYAHLVPEAAQSFLKQGHLVQHSSGIEVSIYEPKRGEAHLEGIFFVGYLVHDKADTLPDGMEYLEVQHKYASIRGKAAEMGDLYARLNNWINEQGHQRESFDHYILEIYYPIENEDEDVEVYIPIKN; this is translated from the coding sequence ATGTGTAAAGTTGTTTCGCAGGAGTTTAAAGCAGCAGTCATAAGGAACAAGGGTCTTTTTAAGGATTATGCCCATTTGGTGCCTGAAGCAGCTCAGAGCTTCTTGAAGCAGGGCCATCTTGTACAGCATAGCAGTGGAATTGAAGTGTCCATTTATGAACCTAAGAGAGGGGAAGCCCACTTAGAGGGAATATTTTTTGTCGGTTACTTAGTTCATGATAAAGCTGATACATTACCAGATGGGATGGAATATTTGGAGGTACAGCATAAGTATGCATCCATTAGAGGGAAGGCAGCTGAGATGGGCGATCTGTATGCGCGGCTTAACAACTGGATTAATGAGCAAGGTCATCAGCGGGAGTCCTTTGATCATTATATTTTGGAAATTTATTATCCGATTGAAAATGAGGATGAGGATGTAGAAGTATACATTCCAATTAAAAACTAA
- a CDS encoding LysE family translocator, translated as MENILLFLFMSFLLVILPGPDTGILIQNTISSGKKSGIKTMFGSVAGLLVHTMAVVFGLSALIVNSAYIFSFIKYAGAIYLIYLGIISLKSLSIKQKPADMEKKHKKNKSHFLQGFFTCVSNPKVAVFFLTFFPQFLSPEGNHFTQFLAMGLIYSLITIIWFFFYVYLIDFFRAWLKKPSVNNAIQGVSGVVLMGFGIKLALEKQP; from the coding sequence ATGGAGAATATATTATTATTTCTGTTTATGTCGTTTCTGCTCGTCATTTTGCCTGGACCTGATACAGGAATCCTGATTCAAAATACGATCTCAAGCGGGAAAAAAAGCGGCATTAAAACGATGTTCGGATCTGTCGCTGGGCTGCTGGTCCATACAATGGCCGTTGTATTTGGCTTATCGGCATTAATTGTAAATTCCGCTTACATTTTTTCTTTTATTAAGTATGCTGGTGCGATATATCTTATTTATTTGGGCATCATTTCGTTAAAATCTCTATCGATTAAACAAAAACCAGCTGATATGGAGAAAAAGCATAAGAAGAACAAATCGCATTTTCTGCAAGGATTTTTCACTTGTGTGTCCAACCCAAAAGTAGCTGTATTCTTTTTAACATTTTTTCCTCAATTTTTAAGTCCGGAAGGGAATCACTTTACGCAATTCCTTGCGATGGGCTTAATATATAGTCTTATAACAATCATCTGGTTCTTTTTCTATGTATATTTGATTGACTTCTTCAGGGCCTGGCTGAAAAAACCTTCTGTTAATAATGCGATTCAAGGAGTTTCTGGTGTGGTTTTAATGGGCTTTGGCATTAAATTGGCACTTGAGAAACAGCCTTAA
- a CDS encoding DUF2332 domain-containing protein: MVTPNLASRFKTFGQYECHSSSNLYEFLSYKIAEDEELLVLASEARDGQPVPNLFLGAIHYLLLKGKEHELKEFYPSLVENPRNPQKSFHSFRDFCRLNSQEIEEIVKAKIVQTNEVRRCAYLYPVFAWIFQQTEKPLALIEIGTSAGLQLLWDKYSYSYGTGKTFGNPSANVHLTSEIKGGHVPILPAELPPVASRTGVDLHINDLNNGEDFLWLKSLIWPEHQERRTLFEKAAQCVKANPISLIEGDGVELLPSLIEGIPEEHSICVFHTHVGNQMPAEVKENLLAKIKASGQSQDIFHLYNNIQDRNLHLDYYLDSREYKNLVGQTEGHGKWFTWELN, encoded by the coding sequence ATGGTAACACCTAATCTGGCATCCAGATTCAAAACATTTGGACAATATGAATGTCACAGTTCAAGTAATCTTTATGAGTTCTTGTCTTATAAGATTGCAGAGGATGAAGAATTGCTGGTTTTGGCATCTGAAGCGAGAGACGGCCAGCCTGTGCCGAATTTATTTCTGGGGGCCATTCATTACCTGCTGTTAAAAGGGAAAGAGCATGAACTTAAGGAATTCTATCCAAGTTTAGTGGAGAATCCAAGAAACCCTCAGAAGTCTTTCCATAGCTTTAGAGATTTCTGCAGGCTAAATTCACAGGAAATTGAAGAAATAGTAAAAGCAAAAATAGTCCAGACGAATGAAGTTAGGCGCTGTGCTTACTTATACCCTGTGTTTGCCTGGATTTTTCAGCAAACCGAAAAGCCCCTGGCCTTGATTGAAATCGGAACAAGCGCCGGCCTGCAGCTTCTTTGGGATAAATACAGCTACTCTTATGGAACCGGAAAAACATTTGGGAATCCAAGCGCGAATGTTCATTTAACCTCTGAAATTAAAGGAGGCCATGTCCCGATTTTACCGGCAGAATTGCCGCCGGTAGCTTCAAGAACTGGAGTTGATCTGCATATAAATGACCTGAATAATGGGGAAGATTTTCTGTGGCTGAAATCACTTATCTGGCCTGAACACCAGGAGAGAAGAACTTTATTCGAAAAAGCTGCCCAATGTGTGAAAGCAAATCCAATCAGCCTGATTGAAGGAGATGGAGTTGAGCTTTTGCCAAGTCTGATTGAAGGTATACCTGAAGAACATTCAATCTGTGTTTTCCACACCCATGTGGGGAATCAAATGCCCGCAGAAGTAAAAGAGAACCTGCTTGCAAAAATAAAAGCAAGCGGACAAAGCCAGGATATCTTTCATCTTTATAACAATATCCAGGACCGGAATCTGCATCTTGATTATTATCTGGATTCCAGAGAATATAAGAATTTGGTCGGCCAAACAGAGGGGCATGGAAAGTGGTTCACATGGGAATTGAATTAA
- a CDS encoding uracil-DNA glycosylase family protein, whose product MECSLLSKYLPAIEKLPKGKPLTKDQLMTEEFLISQNGDLDIYYAPHNEYINNDANIVIVGITPGWSQMRIAFESFIKGLAAEKELNAILKETKKAASFAGGMRRNLISMLDQCGLYEALHIDGSDTLFERNRSLLHTTSVLKYPVFCRGNNYTGHQPDLLKTAMLAEYATEVFPEELTQINNHALIIPLGITAERIIRHLYTAKQLTGHTILFGFPHPSGANGHRAKQFEQNKYAMTDLIRRWGEQL is encoded by the coding sequence ATGGAGTGCTCATTACTTTCAAAGTATCTTCCGGCCATTGAAAAGCTGCCAAAAGGCAAGCCGCTGACAAAGGATCAATTAATGACTGAAGAGTTCTTAATAAGTCAGAATGGGGATTTGGACATATATTATGCCCCGCACAACGAATATATCAATAATGACGCGAATATTGTCATCGTCGGGATTACTCCTGGATGGAGCCAAATGAGGATTGCCTTTGAATCATTCATAAAAGGACTGGCTGCTGAAAAAGAGCTTAATGCAATCCTGAAGGAGACCAAAAAGGCTGCCAGTTTTGCAGGAGGGATGAGGAGAAATCTAATAAGCATGCTTGATCAATGCGGTTTATATGAAGCACTGCACATAGATGGCTCTGATACACTTTTCGAACGAAATAGATCGCTCCTTCACACCACTTCTGTTCTAAAATATCCGGTCTTCTGCCGTGGCAATAATTATACCGGACACCAGCCTGATCTTTTAAAAACAGCGATGCTTGCCGAGTACGCAACAGAAGTATTCCCAGAAGAGCTGACTCAAATAAATAACCATGCACTCATTATTCCGCTGGGAATAACCGCCGAAAGGATCATCCGCCATCTATACACAGCCAAACAACTTACAGGACATACCATATTATTTGGCTTTCCGCATCCTTCTGGCGCAAATGGACACCGGGCTAAGCAGTTTGAACAGAACAAATATGCTATGACAGATTTAATTAGAAGATGGGGAGAACAGCTATAA